CGCTTTGATCTGTTCTTGAAAATCTAAGTCAAAGGAGATACCAAGTTCTAAAGTTTCGTACCAACCGTAGATTTGAGCTATTTCCCCATTAGCTTGTTTACCTAGAGCGTATTGACCAAGTAGTTTATTTTTAGCTATTTGTAACTCAGTTTCCGTTAGTTCTGTATTACAAAGACGTTCTACTTCTGTTCGTAAACCTTCTTGTGCTGTTAGGGTATTTTCTGGAGCTGTACCCATATAAACCACAAAACTAGACTGATCTAGTCTGGTGGGGTAAAATGCAGACACATCATAGGCTAAACCGCGTTTTTCCCGCAATTCCACAAACAGACGACTAGATAAACCATTCCCTAGATAGGTGTTTAAGAGTTTCAAGGCTGCGTATTCGGGGGTTTTTATTCCTGGAGTTAAATAACCCAACATGACGATCGCCTGTTGGGTATTTTGTGCTATTTTGCGTTTTTCTGGTTTAGGGGTTAGTTGGGGAAGTTGCAGTAAAGAGGGTGTTACTTGGGGTATTTCCCAGTCTCCGAAGCTATCCTCTACCCATTGTTTCACTGTTTCTGGTTCAAGACGTCCTGAAATACTGATTACTAGTTGATCGGGACGAAAATATTGTTGATGATAGTTTTGTAAATCTGTTAAGCTTAGGTTAGCTACGCTTGTTTCTGTGCCTAAAATAGATAAAGCGTAGGGATGTTCTTGATAAATTGCTTCTCTTAATTGACTAAAAGCGATGTTAAAGGGTGATTCCTGTTGAGCGCGGATATTTTGTTGGGTTAGGTGTTTTTCTAATTCTACTTCCTCGGGAGGAAAACTAGGCTCGCGCATTATTTCTGCTAATAACCCCAATATTTCTTGGAAGTCACTACTTACTGTTTTCAGACTAAAAATTAAGTAATCACTAGCTGCATCTGCTCCTAAACTAGCTCCTAGAGATTCTACCTGATGAGCTATATCTACTGCTGATAATCTCTTTGTTCCTTTGGTAATTACGGAGGTTACTAGGTGAGATAATCCCGCTTGAGTGCGTGTTTCCCATCTTCCTCCCGCGTTTTTAATAAATATTCTCCCTGCGATCACATCACTACTGTTATTAGTCACCGTGATTAGGGTAATGCCATTATTGAGAGTAAAACAATTAATTGTTTCTTGCTGATAACTCGATGTTGCTGTTTGCATGGAGATTATTATTGGTAATTAGTGAATCAGGATACAGTGTGCTGATAGCGTAATGCTCAACAGAGAGATATTGACGAGCTACCCTTTGTAAGTCTTGAACTGTTAATCTTTCAATTATTATAGGATAACTTAAGGATAGTTCTGCTGAGGCGATCGTTTGGTAATAACCGTATAAACCTGCTAATTGAGCTGGTGTTTCTGTAGAAAATAGATAATCATTGCGCAAAATACGCTTATTCTTGGCTAATTCTGCTTCTGTAATCAATTCATTTTGCAATCTCTCTATTTCTGCACAGATAGCTGC
The nucleotide sequence above comes from Gloeocapsa sp. DLM2.Bin57. Encoded proteins:
- a CDS encoding insulinase family protein; translated protein: MQTATSSYQQETINCFTLNNGITLITVTNNSSDVIAGRIFIKNAGGRWETRTQAGLSHLVTSVITKGTKRLSAVDIAHQVESLGASLGADAASDYLIFSLKTVSSDFQEILGLLAEIMREPSFPPEEVELEKHLTQQNIRAQQESPFNIAFSQLREAIYQEHPYALSILGTETSVANLSLTDLQNYHQQYFRPDQLVISISGRLEPETVKQWVEDSFGDWEIPQVTPSLLQLPQLTPKPEKRKIAQNTQQAIVMLGYLTPGIKTPEYAALKLLNTYLGNGLSSRLFVELREKRGLAYDVSAFYPTRLDQSSFVVYMGTAPENTLTAQEGLRTEVERLCNTELTETELQIAKNKLLGQYALGKQANGEIAQIYGWYETLELGISFDLDFQEQIKAVTPEEMQKVAQAYFIEPYISLVGPEEVLDNVD